From a single Kitasatospora sp. NBC_00458 genomic region:
- a CDS encoding sugar ABC transporter permease, with protein MTTSQTTPTAGPADGGATAGDPRLLVRQGGLAGYAEEFRRKIRSGDLGSLPVVIGLILIAVIFQSVTGHFLQADNLTNITKWIAGYGLISVGVVFVLLLGEIDLSLGSVAGVCAAVTSVLAVRQGVNEWLAILIALLTAAAMGALHGFFFAKIGVPAFVVTLAGMLAWSGLQDFVLGKLGTVNNINDGVVAHLDNYFLGDGDISFAWLLAVLAIGGFLAAQLLTARRRTAAGLPARPLGDIALRTGGLAVVALVGAYTLNQDSGLPLPLVVLVGVVVLTDFVLRRTSYGRQIFAVGGGIEAARRAGINVAWIRISVFMISAALAGLGGLFIASQQGSADKLLGGGNVLMSAIAAAVIGGTSLFGGRGTTWSALLGMLVIQSITTGLDMVHAAQAIQYMITGAVLLAAVVLDSVSRRTQKSAGRG; from the coding sequence GTGACCACCAGCCAGACCACCCCCACCGCCGGGCCCGCCGACGGCGGCGCGACCGCGGGCGACCCGCGCCTGCTGGTCCGCCAGGGCGGCCTCGCCGGGTACGCCGAGGAGTTCCGGCGCAAGATCCGCAGCGGCGACCTCGGCTCACTGCCGGTCGTCATCGGTCTGATCCTGATCGCCGTCATCTTCCAGAGCGTCACCGGCCACTTCCTCCAGGCCGACAACCTCACCAACATCACCAAGTGGATCGCCGGCTACGGCCTGATCTCGGTCGGCGTCGTCTTCGTCCTGCTGCTCGGCGAGATCGACCTCTCGCTCGGCTCGGTCGCCGGCGTCTGCGCCGCCGTCACCTCCGTCCTCGCCGTGCGCCAGGGCGTCAACGAGTGGCTGGCGATCCTGATCGCCCTGCTCACGGCCGCCGCCATGGGCGCCCTGCACGGGTTCTTCTTCGCCAAGATCGGCGTACCCGCCTTCGTCGTCACCCTGGCCGGCATGCTCGCCTGGAGCGGACTCCAGGACTTCGTGCTCGGCAAGCTCGGCACCGTCAACAACATCAACGACGGCGTCGTCGCCCACCTCGACAACTACTTCCTCGGCGACGGCGACATCTCGTTCGCCTGGCTGCTCGCCGTCCTCGCCATCGGCGGCTTCCTCGCCGCCCAGCTGCTCACCGCCCGCCGCCGCACCGCGGCCGGACTGCCGGCCCGCCCGCTGGGCGACATCGCGCTGCGCACCGGCGGCCTGGCCGTGGTCGCGCTGGTCGGCGCCTACACGCTCAACCAGGACAGCGGCCTGCCGCTGCCGCTGGTCGTGCTGGTCGGCGTGGTCGTCCTCACCGACTTCGTGCTCCGCCGCACCTCCTACGGCCGGCAGATCTTCGCGGTCGGCGGCGGCATCGAGGCCGCCCGCCGGGCCGGCATCAACGTGGCCTGGATCCGGATCTCGGTGTTCATGATCTCCGCCGCGCTGGCCGGCCTCGGCGGCCTCTTCATCGCCTCCCAGCAGGGTTCCGCCGACAAGCTGCTCGGCGGGGGCAACGTGCTGATGAGCGCGATCGCCGCCGCCGTCATCGGCGGGACCAGCCTCTTCGGCGGGCGCGGCACCACCTGGTCGGCCCTGCTCGGCATGCTGGTGATCCAGTCGATCACCACCGGCCTGGACATGGTGCACGCCGCCCAGGCCATCCAGTACATGATCACCGGTGCGGTGCTGCTCGCCGCCGTGGTGCTCGACTCGGTCTCCCGGCGCACCCAGAAGTCCGCCGGCCGGGGCTGA